The Acinetobacter chinensis genomic sequence ATCTCAACTTTAAAGGCTTTTAGAATGCCTTGGCCGTCGATCCAACATTATGGTGAACCGCTACATATCGAAATAGATCCATCTCACAAGTCTGCTTATATGATTATTGGACGCATCATTCCCAATCAAAGTACCGACAAAGATGGGCAGAAAATATATGCCGCACATTATCAAATTGAACTGCAATGCGATGATGACACCCTGTGGAAAATACATGACATGAAATATATTTCGGGTTGGGTTCGTCAGGGTTAATGCGGTGTTTGCACCTTTCTATATAGATATTTCATCTACGATGATTGTTAAATTTTGAGAGATATGATGAAAAAAATTGTTGGTATTGTTGGTAATTTTAAACTCCCTTCCTCCACTTACCGTGTTGTTGCGGAAATCGCTCAGCAAATTTCACAGAAGTTAAATATGGAATTTGTGATTTATAATTTATCTGATCTGGGTCCATCTTTTCCGATGGCTCAATCAGCCAATGAATTGAATTTTGAGGCAAAACATATTATTGAGGAAATCATAAATTCCGATATTTTAGTGGTGGGCGTGCCAACTTATAATGCCAGTTTCCCCGGTATGTTTAAGCATTTATTTGACCTGATTTCTCCTGAAACACTGGCAAATAAACCCGTTGTATTATCTGCCACAGGTGGCTCGGAACGTCATTCTTTGATGATTGATTACCAATTGCGTCCTTTATTCAATTATTTCAAAACATGGGTGACCAATACATCAATTTACGTCACCTCAAATGATTGTATTCACACGCAACCGACTGCTGTTTTGCAAGAACGTATTCAACAAACGATAGATGAGTTAGAACATCTTATTGCCATGAAAGATTAATTTTCATGTCTCCCATTAGATTTGTTATGACAATAAGCCTTTAAAATACATCACCCTAAAGTATGGATCTCCCTCATACCTATTCAATTTTTGTTATGGGTATGGGGTAAATTTATTGAAAATAACAGCATAAATATGCTGATTTGTTTGTTCTTAGTAGATGCTTATATCTGAAATTCCTTTAAGAATATTAAGTTTAGGTGAAGCGCAACTTTTCAAAATAAAAAAAAGCTGGTTGAATCACCAGCTTCTTTTTCAATTTTAAAGATAAGTCACATTATCAATTTTTCGTTTGGTTTCATCTTCCAATCCAAGAATGTCAAAGCCTGGCATTTCACGAATAAATTCTAAAAAAGGTGGTTTTACACCTAGATCATCTAAATCAGCCACATGTAATTGATAACGAATCGTTTCCTCATGTCTAGACATGACTTTTTCAACCCAATTTGGATCAATAATTAACTGATGGCCCAAAGCAACAAGATCAATACCGCTTTGCATTACGGTTTCTGCTTCTTGAGGCGTACGTATATTTCCAACAGCAATGATTGGTTTTTCGGTACTGACCGCTTTAAGTTGAGTAATAATCGGCTGTTTATTTGATTGATCACGCATTGAAGTACGCCATACATTGCCCATTGAAACATGGATATAATCAAGATCTGTATGCTGTAATTTTTCCACTAAGTACTTGGTGTCATCGAGTGAAATACCCGGTTCTTCAACTTCTTCAGGAGATAATCGATAGCCGACAATAAATTCTGGCGTGGCAAATTTTTGTTTAATTTTCATCACTTCTTGAATAACCGTCATTGGAAAATTTAAACGCTGTTCAATAGAGCCGCCCCATTCATCTGTACGACGGTTTGAATGCGGTGAAAAAAACTGTTGTAATAAATAGGTATTTGCGCCGTGTAATTCAACACCATCAAAACCCGCTAAAATTGCTCGACGAGTTGCTTCCGCAAAATCTTGAATTACATTTAATACTTCTGCTGCACTTAATTCACGTGGTGTTTCTGCACCTTGACGTGGTGCTGCAACAGCACTGGCACTGACAGGTTGCAAGCCACGCGTGATATATGAATTTGTCATTCTGCCCGCACTAAAAATTTGCAGAATGGCTTTAGCACCACGTGCTTTAATGGCATGTGCTAATTTTGATAATCCTTTAATTTTATCATCATCATCTGCACCCAGTTGCCCTTCAAAGCCCTTTCCTTCTTTATTAATATAAGCAACGGGCGTAATGAGTAAGCCAACGCCACCCGCTCGTTGTTGCATATACTGAATTTCTTCTAGTGTAATTGTCCCATCCTCAAAAGACATTTGTTCTGTCATTGGTGGAAGTACAACTCTATTTTTAATCGTGATGCCATTTGGCAAAGTAATCGGTGATAGAAAACGATAATTACTCATTTTTGATCCAAGCATAAGAGAATTTCATGCATCTTAGATTAAAAATTCGGGAATGAGCTTCCCCGATATGGGGCGTAATGAGCACCGAGTCGAATGGTAGAAAATTGATAAATTATTGCGAATCGTACTAAGATTTAAGATTGTAGGAGACTACTTCAATTGAGATGAAAGTACGATCAGCCATAAAGTCGCGCTGTTTGTTTATCATTTAGAAAATATTGTTAACCAATATATAAGTTCGCTATATAGCGAACATTATGACTATCAATAGGTTTTATTCGCTATATAGCGAAGAATAGATTATTAAACGCTGTACGAATGCACGCTTCAGAGATGGAATCGCGAATTTTACACGTAGTGTAATGACATAAGTTTTTCTTTTCTTAATTCAAACCTGCTTTAAGCCTAATATTCCCTACTTCTTATTGCATATTCTTATAATAAGTTCATGAACTTAACATAATAAAAAAATTAATATTCTTAAAGTAAGATATTGAAAAAATTAATCATTATGTAAAGGTGAAATGATGAACTAAATTTTAGGTGAACATAAGTTAAATAGAATATCCAAGACTGTAGCCTGCACAACCTCAGTTGTTGCTACAGCTCGGCATCATGAATCTGAACAATTATATTCATGATGCCGAGTACGCAAATGAACATAATATACGTTATGCCGAAATCCTGCGCTCAGTAAGGATTATAGTCATCATAAAGCCATGCAATAAACAGAAAACCAATAAGTAAAACAATTGGAGAGAGATGGATCCGTAAATTTGAACAACTCCTATAAGTGATATTCTGCTCCTCAAATGATGTTATAAACATCAATATATGGAGTATTTTATGGCACGTAGACCAAGAAGAAATCATTCAAATGATTTTAAAGCTAAGGTAGCACTTGCTGCGATTAAAGCAGAAAAAACACTTGCTGAATTGAGTGCTGAGTTTGATGTTCATCAAAACCAAATTATTGACTGGAAAAATCAATTGATCTCAGCTTCCTCGCAAGCTTTCGATCAATCAAAAGCTCCAACAGAACCACCCATCGATCTAAAAAAACTACATGCAAAAATCGGTGAGCAGGCATTAGAAATTGATTTTTTAGAAGGTGTGTTGAAGAAACTGGGCCGCTTCAACCACAAAAGTTAATCGACGACTCACTTCAGATTTCAGTATCTAAGCAAGCTAAGCTGCTGAAAGTCTCCCGTGGTTGTTATTACTATCGCCCAAAACCTGTGAGTGCATCAGATCTGAAGCTGATGCGATGTATTGATGAATTACATATGCAATATCCTTTTGCAGGCAGTCGTATGATGCGTGATTTGTTGAATCGTCAAGGACATCATATAGGACGACGTCATACACGTACTTTAATGAAGAAAATGGGTATTCAGGCGTTATATTGCAAACCAAATTTAAGCCAGGCTAATCAAGCTCACCGTAAATATCCATATCTGCTCAAAGGGTTGGCTATTCAGCGCAGTAATCAAGTGTGGTCTACGGATATAACGTATATCCCTATGGCAAAAGGCTTTGTTTATTTATGTGCTGTGATTGATTGGCATAGCCGCAAGGTACTTGCGCATAGGGTATCGATTAGTATGGAGGTGGATTTTTGTATTTCGGCTTTAAATGAAGCGATTGAAAAATATGGTCGACCTGAAATATTTAATACAGACCAAGGCAGCCAGTTTACCAGTGATGCATTTATTGATGTATTGAAATCAAATGGCATTCAAATCAGTATGGATGGTAAAGGTCGATGGGTAGATAATGTGATGGTTGAACGATTATGGCGGAGCGTTAAATATGAAGAGGTGTATCTCAAAGCTTATAGCAGTGTCACAGATGCGAAAAAGCAATTAAGTGCATATTTTGAGTTTTATAATTTGAAACGACCTCATTCGAGTCTAGACAAAATGACACCAAATGAGTTTTACTATGATCAGCTACCCCAACAAAACAAGGTGGCTTAACTAGAGCGGAATATCACTTATAAATACGCTTTTAGTTGTTCAAACAAGTGGGACCACCTCTGAGCCATATAAAGATAAATCTCAATATCCACTACATCCTCTCGATCTGGTGATCAAGTCTGATGAACAACTGTTTCAACTGATCTATTTCATCGTGCTGATCTGACTGCTGTAGTTGCCTGCACAACCTCAATTTTGGCACGGATTCACCATAAGACTGTCACTTTAATACCAAACCTTAAAGCATCCAGAAGTTAGATTGATCTTAACGAATACCTCCTGAAAATAAGGATATAAAATGTTAGATCAGAAGTTAAAGGAATTTCGCGAAAAGTTGGTATGTCTGTGGTATATCCAGAGCTAACTTTGCCAGGTATTTCACCAGTATTGCAGGGTTTTCAGCAACTCAGTTTGTTTTATATTACCGTGTGCAGCTTGCGCAACAGTTTTTAGCTGAAGGTTTAACAATTGCTGATTGTGCTGAAAAAGTCGGATACCAGTCTGTCGCGGCATTTACCCGTGCTTTTCAGCGTGTGACGCAAAAAAATCCCAGTCAGTTTATGAAACTTCAGCTTTCCTGAATCCATCTTTTCAATAAATAAATTTTTGGATTATTTCTAAAAGGAATATATCCAATACAGTCACTGGAAAAACTTAAATGAATTTCTGATTTCATTTTTATACAGGGTTAAAAGTATATAATGATTGAAAGCTTATTTTTATCCTGGATATGACAGTTACATTTTCAAATCACCGACAGATCAGAGAGGTTTCAACTTTTTCAGAACTCGTAAATTCAAAATTTCAGGGTGAAACTAATGCCATTTGCTGGCATAGAAATCTTCATGGTGATTTTAATGAGATTACCAGTAAACTGGAGTTAAAAGAAAATATTACTGAAGTTTCAGTTGAAGATCTTTTAGCGCTGCAACTTTCTGAGAACGGTCATTCAGCTAGGGAAATTATTCTCCAGGATATTCAGCTGCTATCTGACTTTGGTGCATCTCCCTCCCTGAATCTTCTGAAATGCTATGAACGTGATGATGAACTGGATTTTATTTCAACGGACGTATATTCATATCATGTAGATCGTTCTCTCATAGAAACCGACACTTTTTTATGCACCTATCATGGAGCTGCAAGTGATATCCTGCCAAATGATCAGGTGGAGCAAAAAATTCTGATTCCAGAAATCAGAAACAAACTCAAAGAGCTGCATGATGGATCTGAAGCTGAATTTGAATCATTTTTGAAAGAATACTTCTTTGATCTGCACTATCAGCCCAAACCTACAGCCGAACCTTTAAATTTAGGTAATGGGCATCTGTGGCGTTTAGCTGTTGATCATCCGATACAACAGGTTTTACCCTGCATCCATCGCGCACCTGTTGAAACCATAGGTGAATATAGACTGCTTTTGATCTGTTAAGGCTCCCTTATGAACATCACCAGATAATGGAGAGAATGATCGTCAGATATCTGGTTCCAGTAAAAATTGTCACTCTGCCTGTTGAAACTGTATCGTTCTAAAAATCACACCAAGCTTCCCATTTCTGGTGCTTCATCGGTAAATTAAAAACAATACTATTAACTCAGATAAAAAATTAAATCTGGAGTATGACAATGTTTGATATGCGCTTATCTCATGCACGTGGTGCAGCTCATCATGGCTGGTTACAATCAAAACATACATTTTCATTTGCTGATTACTGGGACCCAAAACAGGTCGGTTTCTCTGACCTGCTGGTGATCAATGACGATACAGTAGCACCGTCAAAAGGCTTTGGTACACATCCACACCATAACATGGAAATTATTTCCTATGTGCTTGAAGGTGCTCTGGAGCATAAAGATTCCATGGGTACAGGTTCAGTTATTGTCCCTGGTGATATTCAGCTGATGAGTGCAGGTCATGGTGTTGCACACAGTGAGTTTAATCACTCTGCTCAGGAAAATGTACATTTCTTACAGATCTGGGTGGTGCCTGATCAAGTGAATACAGCACCGGGATATCAGCAGATTCATATTGCTCCTGAAGATAAACGCGGTAAATTTCATCTGATGATATCTCCTGAAGGTGGTGAAAAAACACTTGCCATTAAACAGGATATCAATATTTATTCAGGTCTGTTTGATGGCCATGAAACTGCGGATTTCGTCATTCCTGAAGGTCGCTATGTTTATTTACACGTAGCCAAAGGCAGTGTGGATGTAAATGGTAAAACATTTAATACAGGTGACGCTGCCCGTATCCGCGAAGGTGGTACGCTTTCCTTCAGTCAGGGTAATCAGGCAGAAATCCTGATTTTTGATATGCGCCCTGAAGAAATCCCAAGCATGGCTTAACTGACTGAAAAAGCATGAATGAATCCATTCATGCTTTTTTTATCTGAATCTCTCCACGGGCATTCAACCTTGCCCTGCACTGTTGATTACTACCATACAGTAATTGTAGAGAAAGATTCATGTTCTGAGTTTCAGCTTGAATGGATAAATCCATTATATATCACTGGAAATGCTGCAATCTTTCACATGGTTTTTCATCATCTATACTGGATATCTGTCAGAAACCATTCTGATTTTTTCTGTAAAGCCATGGTTTTTAATAAAAGTTTTTGCTCGAACTGACAACTTTACCAATAATTTCCACATCTGAAGCTTCATTTAAGTTCAGCTCCATTGGAGGATAGATTTTATTATCAGAAATCAGTAAAAGTGAGCCGTTCAGCAATTTCTGAATCCGTTTAACCCAAAGCGTATCCTGGCTCCGGATTACATAAATATGTCCATCATGAGGCATTTTTTCAGCAGTATTGACCAGTAATGAATCCTGATCACTGATGGTAGGTTCCATTGAGTCGCCACGGGTAAACACGACGTATAAATCTTTTTCTTTCAGTCCACGGCTGTTTAACCAGTCTTTTCTAAAAGCCATGCAGTATGCAGAACTGTCTTCCATGCCCACAAATGCACCAGCACCTGCAGATACCTCTATATCCTCTCTGACTGGAATCAAGCCAAATTCGTCCATGACAGAACTGGTCGCATCCTGACTTTGTCCATTCAGAATATAATCAACATTCACACCATATTCTGCGAGTAAAAAAAGTTTATCCATGGGGATATTGCCTTTTTCGCTCCAGTTATAGAGTGAATTCCTTGCAACTCCTGCCTTTCGAGCAAGTTCACTGACGCCT encodes the following:
- a CDS encoding NAD(P)H-dependent oxidoreductase, which produces MMKKIVGIVGNFKLPSSTYRVVAEIAQQISQKLNMEFVIYNLSDLGPSFPMAQSANELNFEAKHIIEEIINSDILVVGVPTYNASFPGMFKHLFDLISPETLANKPVVLSATGGSERHSLMIDYQLRPLFNYFKTWVTNTSIYVTSNDCIHTQPTAVLQERIQQTIDELEHLIAMKD
- a CDS encoding NADH-dependent flavin oxidoreductase, with protein sequence MSNYRFLSPITLPNGITIKNRVVLPPMTEQMSFEDGTITLEEIQYMQQRAGGVGLLITPVAYINKEGKGFEGQLGADDDDKIKGLSKLAHAIKARGAKAILQIFSAGRMTNSYITRGLQPVSASAVAAPRQGAETPRELSAAEVLNVIQDFAEATRRAILAGFDGVELHGANTYLLQQFFSPHSNRRTDEWGGSIEQRLNFPMTVIQEVMKIKQKFATPEFIVGYRLSPEEVEEPGISLDDTKYLVEKLQHTDLDYIHVSMGNVWRTSMRDQSNKQPIITQLKAVSTEKPIIAVGNIRTPQEAETVMQSGIDLVALGHQLIIDPNWVEKVMSRHEETIRYQLHVADLDDLGVKPPFLEFIREMPGFDILGLEDETKRKIDNVTYL
- a CDS encoding IS3-like element ISAba14 family transposase (programmed frameshift), with product MARRPRRNHSNDFKAKVALAAIKAEKTLAELSAEFDVHQNQIIDWKNQLISASSQAFDQSKAPTEPPIDLKKLHAKIGEQALEIGFFRRCVEETGPLQPQKLIDDSLQISVSKQAKLLKVSRGCYYYRPKPVSASDLKLMRCIDELHMQYPFAGSRMMRDLLNRQGHHIGRRHTRTLMKKMGIQALYCKPNLSQANQAHRKYPYLLKGLAIQRSNQVWSTDITYIPMAKGFVYLCAVIDWHSRKVLAHRVSISMEVDFCISALNEAIEKYGRPEIFNTDQGSQFTSDAFIDVLKSNGIQISMDGKGRWVDNVMVERLWRSVKYEEVYLKAYSSVTDAKKQLSAYFEFYNLKRPHSSLDKMTPNEFYYDQLPQQNKVA
- a CDS encoding helix-turn-helix domain-containing protein; translated protein: MAGFSATQFVLYYRVQLAQQFLAEGLTIADCAEKVGYQSVAAFTRAFQRVTQKNPSQFMKLQLS
- a CDS encoding DUF1826 domain-containing protein, with amino-acid sequence MTVTFSNHRQIREVSTFSELVNSKFQGETNAICWHRNLHGDFNEITSKLELKENITEVSVEDLLALQLSENGHSAREIILQDIQLLSDFGASPSLNLLKCYERDDELDFISTDVYSYHVDRSLIETDTFLCTYHGAASDILPNDQVEQKILIPEIRNKLKELHDGSEAEFESFLKEYFFDLHYQPKPTAEPLNLGNGHLWRLAVDHPIQQVLPCIHRAPVETIGEYRLLLIC
- a CDS encoding pirin family protein, producing the protein MFDMRLSHARGAAHHGWLQSKHTFSFADYWDPKQVGFSDLLVINDDTVAPSKGFGTHPHHNMEIISYVLEGALEHKDSMGTGSVIVPGDIQLMSAGHGVAHSEFNHSAQENVHFLQIWVVPDQVNTAPGYQQIHIAPEDKRGKFHLMISPEGGEKTLAIKQDINIYSGLFDGHETADFVIPEGRYVYLHVAKGSVDVNGKTFNTGDAARIREGGTLSFSQGNQAEILIFDMRPEEIPSMA
- a CDS encoding XRE family transcriptional regulator, giving the protein MQRLRSEIERIGVSELARKAGVARNSLYNWSEKGNIPMDKLFLLAEYGVNVDYILNGQSQDATSSVMDEFGLIPVREDIEVSAGAGAFVGMEDSSAYCMAFRKDWLNSRGLKEKDLYVVFTRGDSMEPTISDQDSLLVNTAEKMPHDGHIYVIRSQDTLWVKRIQKLLNGSLLLISDNKIYPPMELNLNEASDVEIIGKVVSSSKNFY